A window of Sebastes umbrosus isolate fSebUmb1 chromosome 3, fSebUmb1.pri, whole genome shotgun sequence contains these coding sequences:
- the LOC119485034 gene encoding B-cell receptor CD22-like isoform X1, with product MTDSEYSGRVNNSCNEKICTLRITNLTESDSAEYKFRFITNQPDGKYAGEPGVTVSVTGPGLTVQMKGSSSNWLECHSNCPLPDRPSYIWYKNGQEVQAETSSSYSGFSYEDNYSCAVKGYEDFPSPPVYGPKLPSVSVSPSGEIVEGSSVTLTCSSDANPAARYTWYKKNGNLKPLK from the exons ATGACAGACTCAGAGTATTCAGGACGTGTGAATAACAGTTGTAATGAGAAGATCTGCACTCTGAGAATAACAAACCTGACAGAGAGCGACTCAGCTGAGTACAAGTTCAGGTTTATAACAAACCAACCAGATGGGAAATATGCTGGTGAACCTGGAGTCACTGTGTCTGTCACAG GTCCAGGTCTCACAGTGCAGATGAAGGGATCGTCTTCTAATTGGCTGGAGTGTCACAGCAATTGTCCTCTACCTGATCGTCCTTCATACATCTGGTACAAGAACGGACAAGAAGTTCAGGCAGAAACATCTTCTTCTTATTCAGGCTTCAGTTATGAAGACAACTACTCCTGTGCTGTAAAAGGATATGAGGACTTCCCGTCTCCTCCAGTGT ATGGTCCAAAGCTTCCCTCAGTGTCAGTGAGTCCTTCTGGTGAGATAGTGGAGGGCAGTTCAGTGACTCTGACCTGTAGCAGTGATGCTAACCCAGCAGCTAGATACACCTGGTACAAGAAGAATGGAAACCTCAAACCTCTCAAGTGA
- the LOC119485034 gene encoding B-cell receptor CD22-like isoform X2, whose product MTDSEYSGRVNNSCNEKICTLRITNLTESDSAEYKFRFITNQPDGKYAGEPGVTVSVTGLTVQMKGSSSNWLECHSNCPLPDRPSYIWYKNGQEVQAETSSSYSGFSYEDNYSCAVKGYEDFPSPPVYGPKLPSVSVSPSGEIVEGSSVTLTCSSDANPAARYTWYKKNGNLKPLK is encoded by the exons ATGACAGACTCAGAGTATTCAGGACGTGTGAATAACAGTTGTAATGAGAAGATCTGCACTCTGAGAATAACAAACCTGACAGAGAGCGACTCAGCTGAGTACAAGTTCAGGTTTATAACAAACCAACCAGATGGGAAATATGCTGGTGAACCTGGAGTCACTGTGTCTGTCACAG GTCTCACAGTGCAGATGAAGGGATCGTCTTCTAATTGGCTGGAGTGTCACAGCAATTGTCCTCTACCTGATCGTCCTTCATACATCTGGTACAAGAACGGACAAGAAGTTCAGGCAGAAACATCTTCTTCTTATTCAGGCTTCAGTTATGAAGACAACTACTCCTGTGCTGTAAAAGGATATGAGGACTTCCCGTCTCCTCCAGTGT ATGGTCCAAAGCTTCCCTCAGTGTCAGTGAGTCCTTCTGGTGAGATAGTGGAGGGCAGTTCAGTGACTCTGACCTGTAGCAGTGATGCTAACCCAGCAGCTAGATACACCTGGTACAAGAAGAATGGAAACCTCAAACCTCTCAAGTGA